One Nostoc sp. UHCC 0302 DNA window includes the following coding sequences:
- a CDS encoding phosphoribosyltransferase family protein: MSNTPFFADRTHAGEELARVIHDVLTQQAIDSGVKPMPIIYALPRGGVPIAAPIASLLNCPLTIVVAKKISHPDNPELAIGAVTTSEHILWTQQKLLHPKDNSRWRQLALNEAINQAKFLEAQLSPACPQVNTEGATLILVDDGIATGMTIAVAATAIKALSPAAVWLCTPVAPQNLLPWLSQWGDRVIVLETPEPFMSVSNFYTEFPQVDTLEVLMYLQQQKRVGEM; the protein is encoded by the coding sequence ATGTCGAATACTCCATTTTTTGCCGATCGCACTCATGCAGGTGAGGAATTGGCACGAGTGATTCATGATGTTTTGACTCAGCAAGCTATTGATTCTGGGGTAAAGCCTATGCCAATTATCTATGCTTTACCAAGAGGAGGTGTGCCAATAGCAGCACCAATAGCAAGTCTTTTAAATTGTCCGTTGACAATAGTTGTGGCGAAAAAGATTAGTCATCCAGATAATCCAGAGTTAGCAATTGGTGCAGTGACTACCTCTGAACACATTCTTTGGACTCAGCAAAAGCTATTGCACCCAAAAGATAATTCGCGGTGGCGGCAACTAGCTTTAAATGAAGCTATCAATCAAGCTAAGTTTTTGGAGGCTCAATTAAGCCCTGCTTGTCCCCAGGTAAACACAGAAGGTGCTACGCTGATCTTGGTTGATGATGGTATTGCCACTGGTATGACGATAGCAGTAGCTGCAACTGCTATTAAAGCACTTTCACCAGCAGCAGTTTGGCTTTGTACTCCAGTAGCGCCCCAGAATTTGCTGCCTTGGTTGAGTCAGTGGGGCGATCGGGTAATTGTCTTGGAGACGCCAGAACCCTTCATGAGTGTGAGTAATTTTTACACAGAATTTCCTCAAGTAGATACATTAGAAGTTCTCATGTATCTTCAGCAACAAAAGAGAGTAGGAGAAATGTAG